From Streptomyces sp. NBC_01460, a single genomic window includes:
- a CDS encoding glutathione-independent formaldehyde dehydrogenase: MKALVYQGAKNVAVVDVPDARIERPTDALVKITSTNICGSDLHMYEGRTTMETGRILGHENLGEVIGTGDGVDRVKVGDRVCLPFNIGCGFCANCERGLTGFCLSVDSDTPGGAYGFAAMGTYAGGQAEYLRVPWADFNCLVLPEDAAEKENDYVMLADIFPTGYHATELSDVSPGESVVIYGGGPVGLMAAYSARLRGAAQVLVVDRHPDRLRLAEEAGALPVDDSEGDHVDRIVDLTDGGADKGCECVGYQAHDPQGDEKPEGTMNDLVASVKATGAIGVVGVFLPQDEGAPTALTREGKLPFDFGQFWFKGQRIGTGQANVKAYNRRLGRLIQQGRAKPSFIVSHELPLDAAVDAYRHFDDRDDGWTKVVLKP, translated from the coding sequence GTGAAAGCACTCGTCTACCAGGGTGCGAAGAATGTCGCGGTCGTCGACGTTCCTGACGCGAGGATCGAACGTCCCACGGACGCACTGGTAAAGATCACCTCGACCAACATCTGCGGCTCCGACCTTCACATGTACGAGGGTCGGACCACGATGGAGACCGGGCGGATCCTCGGCCACGAGAACCTCGGGGAAGTCATCGGGACCGGGGACGGAGTCGACCGCGTGAAGGTCGGTGACCGGGTCTGCCTGCCCTTCAACATCGGCTGCGGATTCTGCGCCAACTGCGAGCGCGGCCTCACCGGTTTCTGCCTCTCCGTCGACTCCGACACACCGGGCGGTGCCTACGGCTTCGCCGCCATGGGCACCTACGCCGGCGGCCAGGCGGAGTACCTCAGAGTCCCCTGGGCCGACTTCAACTGCCTCGTACTGCCCGAGGACGCGGCGGAGAAGGAGAACGACTACGTGATGCTGGCGGACATATTTCCCACCGGCTATCACGCCACGGAGTTGAGCGACGTGTCACCGGGTGAATCCGTGGTGATCTACGGAGGCGGGCCCGTCGGCCTGATGGCGGCGTACTCCGCCCGTCTGCGCGGCGCCGCCCAGGTCCTGGTCGTGGACCGTCACCCCGACCGGCTGCGACTGGCCGAGGAAGCCGGAGCCCTGCCGGTCGACGACTCCGAGGGCGACCACGTGGACCGGATCGTCGACCTGACCGACGGCGGAGCCGACAAGGGGTGTGAATGCGTCGGCTACCAGGCTCACGACCCCCAGGGCGACGAGAAGCCTGAGGGGACCATGAACGACCTGGTGGCCTCCGTGAAGGCGACCGGAGCCATAGGCGTCGTCGGTGTGTTCCTCCCCCAGGACGAGGGCGCTCCCACCGCACTGACACGCGAGGGCAAACTGCCGTTCGACTTCGGTCAGTTCTGGTTCAAGGGCCAGCGCATCGGCACCGGTCAGGCCAACGTGAAGGCGTACAACCGCCGCCTCGGCCGACTCATCCAGCAGGGGAGGGCGAAGCCCTCGTTCATCGTCTCGCACGAACTGCCTCTGGACGCCGCGGTGGACGCGTACCGCCACTTCGACGACCGCGATGACGGATGGACCAAGGTCGTACTCAAACCGTGA
- a CDS encoding ATP-binding protein, translating into MEQLMYGMTGQERREAAATESVRAGTAYDMGSEEIALARRFVEEFLTVARSRHGLDVSARAVEIAQLVVSELATNVCKYAPGPCLLDLETDGSTLDIVMWDSGPVLPAASPADAARIGRHGLELVLMVCQSFAVDREPVGKRIRVRVALHDDPAGHTPW; encoded by the coding sequence ATGGAGCAACTGATGTACGGCATGACCGGGCAAGAACGACGAGAGGCGGCCGCCACGGAGTCCGTGCGGGCCGGCACCGCCTACGACATGGGCTCGGAGGAGATCGCTCTCGCCCGGCGCTTCGTCGAAGAGTTCCTGACCGTCGCACGGTCGCGGCACGGGCTGGATGTCTCCGCCCGGGCGGTGGAGATCGCGCAGCTGGTCGTGAGCGAGCTGGCGACGAACGTCTGCAAGTACGCTCCCGGACCGTGCCTGCTGGACCTGGAGACGGACGGCAGCACCCTCGACATCGTCATGTGGGATTCCGGCCCCGTCCTGCCTGCCGCGTCCCCCGCCGACGCGGCCCGGATCGGCAGGCACGGACTGGAACTGGTGCTCATGGTCTGCCAGAGCTTCGCGGTGGACCGAGAACCTGTGGGAAAGCGCATACGTGTCCGGGTCGCCCTGCACGACGACCCGGCCGGCCACACCCCCTGGTAG